Genomic segment of Nitrospirae bacterium CG2_30_53_67:
CTATGTGGACGCCCAGAAGATCGTGATCAAGGCGGACAAGGAGAAGCAGGGGAGATCCTCGACCGGATCGCGCCTCGACATCTATAATCTTCTTAAGTATCAGCGGTCCAATCAAAATACTTGCATCAACCAGAAGCCCATCGTGAAAAAAGGCGACCACGTGGTTCAGGGACAGATCATTGCAGACGGTCCCGCGACGGACCAGGGGGAACTGGCGCTGGGACAGAACGTTCTGGTGGCCTTCATGCCGTGGCGGGGGTTTAATTATGAAGACGCCATCCTGATCAGCGAGAAGCTCGCCCGGGAGGACCGATACACCTCGATTCACATCGAGGAGTTCATGATGGAGGCGAGGGACACGAAACTCGGGCAGGAGGATATCACCCGGGACATTCCGAACGTCAGTGAGGAAGGACTCCGGGATCTGGACGAAAGCGGCATTGTCCGAATCGGGGCCGAGGTCAAACACGGCGACATCCTGGTCGGGAAGGTCACCCCCAAGGGTGAGACGCAACTGACCCCGGAAGAAAAACTGCTCCGGGCCATTTTTGGAGAGAAGGCCGGAGACGTACGGGACGCCTCGCTCCGGGTTCCTCCAGGAATCGAGGGGACGGTGGTGGATGTCAGGGTTTTTGTGCGCCGAGGAGTGGACAAGGATGAACGGACCTTGAGCATGGAAGATGAGGATATCCTGAAGATCCAGAAGGACTATGAAGAAGAGATGCGGATCATTCAGGAGGAGTATCTTTCCAAGAAGAGGAGCCTGCTGGTCGGATACAAGGTCGTTGAATCCGTCCGTCACCCGGAGAAGAAGAAAGTCCTTCTTAAAAAAGGCGGCGTTTTGTCCCCGGAGATCATCGAAGAAATCCCGCTGGATTTATTCGAGTCCATTGAAGTGGAAACCGATGACAGCCTTAAGGAAAAGCGGGAGGCGCTGGAAGACCGGCATCAGGAGAACCTGGCGGATATCCAGACCTTCTACGATGAGAAGATCAACCGGGTACGCAAGGGCGACGAGCTCCCTCCGGGAGTCATCAAGATGGTCAAGGTCTACGTGGCCATGAAGCGCAGGCTTTCCGTGGGCGATAAAATGGCGGGGCGCCACGGGAACAAGGGCGTCGTGTCGAAGATCCTTCCCATAGAGGACATGCCCTATCTTCCGGATGGAAGGTCAGTGGACATCGTTCTTAATCCCCTCGGAGTCCCATCCCGAATGAACATCGGCCAGATCCTGGAGACCCATTTGGGCTGGGCGGCGAAGGCCTTGGGGCTGTACATTGCCACGCCGGTATTTGACGGGGCCACGGAGAAAGAAATCAAAGAGATGCTGAAAAAAGCCGGCCTTCCGACCCGGGGACAGTCGGTCCTCTATGACGGGAAAACCGGCGAGCCCTTCCATCAGGATGTGACGGTGGGCTGCATGTATATCATGAAGCTCCATCATTTGGTCGACGACAAACTGCATGCGAGATCCATCGGGCCCTATTCTCTGGTCACCCAGCAGCCTCTCGGCGGCAAGGCCCAATTCGGAGGACAGCGTCTGGGCGAGATGGAGGTATGGGCCTTGGAGGCCTACGGGGCGGCCCATACCCTTCAGGAGTTCCTGACTGTCAAATCAGACGATGTGTCGGGACGCACCCGGATTTACGAGTCGATCGTAAAAGGGCAGAATATTCTGGAGTGCGGACTGCCCGAATCCTTCAACGTTCTGGTCAAAGAACTTCAGAGCCTTTGTCTGGATGTGGAATTGATATAGATAAATAGGGTTCAAGGGGTCGAGGGGTCAAGGATTCAAGTGAGAAGAAGAGAAAATGGTTGGGAAAAGAACACTTGAACCCTGGGACCCTTGGACCCTTGAACCCTGTTCTCTCGGAGGGAATACGATTGAAAGACTTATACAGCTTGTTTGATAAACCCAAGAGCGCCGTGAGTTTTGACAAGATCCGCATCGGGATCGCTTCGGCGGAGAAGATCCGTTCCTGGTCTCATGGGGAAGTGAAAAAGCCGGAGACCATCAACTACCGGACCTTCAAGCCGGAGCGGGACGGGCTTTTCTGCGCCAAGATTTTTGGTCCCACCAAGGATTGGGAGTGTACCTGCGGAAAGTACAAACGGATGAAGCACCGGGGCGTGATCTGCGACAAGTGCGGTGTGGAGGTCATCCAGTCCAAGGTGCGGCGAGAGCGCCTCGGCCATATCGAGCTGGCCTGCCCGGTCTCTCATGTCTGGTTCTTCAAGGCCCTTCCCAGCCGGATCGGCAGCCTGCTGGATCTGACGCTGAAAGAGTTGGAGAAGGTCCTTTATTTTGAATCCTATATCGTGATCGACGGAGGGACGTCCCCCCTGAAACCTTTGACCATTTTAAGTGAAGAGCAGTACCGCAAGGCCCGAGAGGACTATGGGGATGCCTTTAAAGCGGGGATCGGGGCCGAGGCCATCAAAAGCGTTCTTTCCGCCCTGGATCTGGACAAGCTCTCCGAGGAACTCCGGGAAGGCGGCAGGACGGTCAAGTCCAAGGCCCTCAAGGCCAAGATGATTAAACGGCTGAGAGTGGTGGAGGCCTTCCGGGGTTCCGGAAATCGTCCGGAATGGATGATCCTGGACGTGATCCCCGTCATCCCGCCGGAACTCCGCCCCCTGGTCCCCCTTGAAGGAGGACGTTTTGCCACGTCGGACCTGAATGATCTCTACCGGCGCGTGATCAACCGGAACAACCGGCTCCGCAGACTGATCGAGCTCAAGGCGCCTGATGTGATCATCCGAAACGAAAAAAGGATGCTTCAGGAGGCCGTTGACGCCCTGTTTGACAACGGCCGGCGCGGGCGGATCATCCGCGGCCCGAACAAACGCCCGCTCAAATCCCTAAGCGACATGCTCAAAGGGAAACAGGGGCGTTTCCGTCAGAATCTCCTGGGAAAAAGGGTGGACTATTCCGGGCGTTCCGTAATCGTCGTGGGGCCGGAATTGAAGCTGAACCAGTGCGGCATCCCTAAGAAGATGGCGCTTGAGCTCTTCAAGCCGTTCATCTTCAATAAACTCGAAGAGAAAGGGTACGTGACGACCATCAAGAGCGCCAAGAAGATGGTGGAGAAGATGAAAGAGGAGGTTTGGGATGCCCTGGACGAGGTGATTCAGGAGCATCCGGTTCTCCTGAACCGCGCCCCGACCCTGCACCGCCTCGGGATCCAGGCCTTTGACCCGATCCTTGTGGAAGGGAAGGCCATCAGGCTTCACCCCCTGGTCTGCGCGGCCTTCAATGCGGACTTCGATGGAGACCAGATGGCGGTGCACATTCCCCTTTCGGTGGAGGCTCAGACCGAGGCACGGGTCCTCATGCTTTCGATCAACAACATCCTCTCTCCGGCCAACGGCCGGCCCATTACCATCCCCAGCCAGGACATGGTTCTCGGATGCTACTACATGACCATTGAGGCCCCTGGCGCCAAAGGCGAGGGGATGCGTTTTTCCAGCATCAATGAGGTCCGGATGGCCTATGATGCGGGGGTGGCCAGCCTCCATGCCAAGGTCTTTGTGAGGATAAACGGCAAGATCGTTGAAACCACGATCGGCCGCGCCCTGATCGGCGATATCCTGCCCCCGGGCATTCCGTTTTCAAGCGTGAATCAGCTTCTCAAGAAGAAGACCATCAGTGCGATCATCGATGAGGCCTACCGTAGGGTCGGACCCTCGGAGACCGTTATCCTTCTTGACCACCTCAAGGATTTGGGGTTTGAGTTCGCCACACTGTCCGGCGTATCGGTCTGTCTTGACGACATGCATATTCCGTCCAACAAGCCGAAGATCCTGGACAAGGCCATGAAGGACGTGGATGAAATCTCCAGGCAGTATGCCGACGGGCTGATCACGGACGGTGAGCGGTACAACAAGGTGATCGATATCTGGGCCCAGGTCACGGATGCCGTTTCCGCCGAAATGATGAAGGAGCTGGGGAGCGAGGAACAGGGGAGGGAAAAAAGGGGACGGGAATTCAACCCGATCTTTATGATGGCGGACTCAGGCGCCAGAGGTTCGGCCCAGCAGATCCGGCAGCTTGCCGGCATGAGAGGGCTGATGGCCAAGCCGTCCGGAGAGATCATCGAGACCCCGATCACCTCCAATTTCCGTGAAGGACTGACCGTGCTGCAGTACTTCATCTCCACGCACGGCGCGCGTAAGGGTCTGGCGGACACGGCCTTGAAGACGGCCAATTCAGGATACCTGACCCGCCGCCTGGTGGATGTGGCTCAGGACAGTATCATCCTGGAAAACAACTGCGGGACCCTGGACGGGATCGAGGTCTCCTCCCTGGTGGAGGGGGGCGAGATCATCGAGCCCCTCTATGACCGGATTTTGGGCCGCTCGGCCGCTGAGGATATTATGGATCCGGACGGCAAGAGCGTCATCGTCAAGGCCGGCGAAGATATAGACGAAAAGACCGCATCCATGATCGTGGATTCGGGTATCTATACTGTCAAGATCCGTTCCCCATTGACGTGCGAAACCCAGCGAGGGGTCTGCGCCAAGTGTTACGGGCGGGATCTCTCGAGGGGGACCCTGATTGATATCGGTGAGGCGGCCGGTGTGATCGCGGCGCAATCCATCGGAGAGCCGGGGACCCAGCTCACCATGAGAACCTTCCATATCGGCGGAACCGCCAGCCAGGTCGCTGAGCAGACCACGCTCGAAGCCAAAAACAACGGGATCGTGGCCTACGAAAACATCAAGACCGTCATCAACAAAGACGACAAGATCGTGGTCATGAACAGAAACGGCCAGCTCCTGATCCTGGACAAAAAAGGAAGGGAGAAGGAGCGGTACAGCGTGGTTTACGGGGCCGCACTCAAGGTCAAGGAAAAACAGCCGGTCAATGCAGGAGAGAGTCTGGTGGAATGGGATCCCTATACCGCATCCATCCTGACCGAAGTCGGAGGGAAGGTGGCCTTCGGCGACATTATAGAAGGCATTTCCATGAGGGAGGAGGTCGATGAGATCACCGGACTCTCGAGAAGGGTGATCATGGATTACTCCCATACGGACCTCAGGCCCAGGCTCTCGATCAAGGGCGCGGACGGGAAGACCTTGAAGCTTCCCGGCGGGAGGGGCGATGCCCGGTACATCCTTCCGGCAGGGGCCAATATCCATGTTGAGAAGGGCGCGGAGGTCTATCCTGGGGACGTGCTGGTCAAGATTCCGAGGGAGACCACCAAGACCAAGGACATTACCGGAGGGCTCCCCCGTGTGGCGGAACTTTTCGAGGCCAGGAAGCCCAAGGAGC
This window contains:
- a CDS encoding DNA-directed RNA polymerase subunit beta'; translation: MKDLYSLFDKPKSAVSFDKIRIGIASAEKIRSWSHGEVKKPETINYRTFKPERDGLFCAKIFGPTKDWECTCGKYKRMKHRGVICDKCGVEVIQSKVRRERLGHIELACPVSHVWFFKALPSRIGSLLDLTLKELEKVLYFESYIVIDGGTSPLKPLTILSEEQYRKAREDYGDAFKAGIGAEAIKSVLSALDLDKLSEELREGGRTVKSKALKAKMIKRLRVVEAFRGSGNRPEWMILDVIPVIPPELRPLVPLEGGRFATSDLNDLYRRVINRNNRLRRLIELKAPDVIIRNEKRMLQEAVDALFDNGRRGRIIRGPNKRPLKSLSDMLKGKQGRFRQNLLGKRVDYSGRSVIVVGPELKLNQCGIPKKMALELFKPFIFNKLEEKGYVTTIKSAKKMVEKMKEEVWDALDEVIQEHPVLLNRAPTLHRLGIQAFDPILVEGKAIRLHPLVCAAFNADFDGDQMAVHIPLSVEAQTEARVLMLSINNILSPANGRPITIPSQDMVLGCYYMTIEAPGAKGEGMRFSSINEVRMAYDAGVASLHAKVFVRINGKIVETTIGRALIGDILPPGIPFSSVNQLLKKKTISAIIDEAYRRVGPSETVILLDHLKDLGFEFATLSGVSVCLDDMHIPSNKPKILDKAMKDVDEISRQYADGLITDGERYNKVIDIWAQVTDAVSAEMMKELGSEEQGREKRGREFNPIFMMADSGARGSAQQIRQLAGMRGLMAKPSGEIIETPITSNFREGLTVLQYFISTHGARKGLADTALKTANSGYLTRRLVDVAQDSIILENNCGTLDGIEVSSLVEGGEIIEPLYDRILGRSAAEDIMDPDGKSVIVKAGEDIDEKTASMIVDSGIYTVKIRSPLTCETQRGVCAKCYGRDLSRGTLIDIGEAAGVIAAQSIGEPGTQLTMRTFHIGGTASQVAEQTTLEAKNNGIVAYENIKTVINKDDKIVVMNRNGQLLILDKKGREKERYSVVYGAALKVKEKQPVNAGESLVEWDPYTASILTEVGGKVAFGDIIEGISMREEVDEITGLSRRVIMDYSHTDLRPRLSIKGADGKTLKLPGGRGDARYILPAGANIHVEKGAEVYPGDVLVKIPRETTKTKDITGGLPRVAELFEARKPKEQAVISEVDGVVKDGGFLRGARRIIVVTENGEEHEYNIPRGKHVNVHEGDFVKAGEPLMDGSANPHDILRILGPKELQKYFVDEIQKVYRLQGVSIHDKHIEIIVRQMLKKVVIEESGDTDFLIGEQVDKVLFSRKNAEMVKQKKQPAMGKPLLLGITKASLNTDSFISAASFQETTRALTEASISGKVDDLVGLKENVIMGRLIPAGTGIRQYLDTVVKLDEPEETEEPVKEEAPGGEVAGSLEEAAK